The Pseudocalidococcus azoricus BACA0444 genomic interval GTTCAAGCTCGGAGGTAGAATGGATTCAAAAGCCAAATTTGACTTCGGGGATTGATCATGATTTTGGTGGGATTGCAGAGGTGCGTAGAACTGTGACCCGATGATCTTGAGGTTTCAACATTAGTCATCCCTTTAGGCAAAATATTTCTGTCTGATACATAAGTTAGGCTATCTTCTTGGGTTGGATCGTAACCAGTAACGTTATGGGTTACAATCCATGAATGATAGACAGTTTCAAGCATCAAGGACTGGAGCAGTTCTTTGCATCAGGAACCACCCGAGGTATTCAGGCAAAGCATGCCAAGCGAATTCGGATGATTTTAGCCCGTCTCAATGCTGCGACTTCCCCGCAAGACATGAACTTGCCTGGATTAGTGCTTCATGAACTAGCAGGTCAACGCAAAGGAACCTGGGCGGTGAGAGTATCTGGAAACTGGCGAATTACGTTTACCTTTGATGGTGTTGATGCTAGTAATGTTGATCTTGAGGACTACCACTGATGAAAATGCATAATCCACCACATCCTGGTGAGGTGCTGAAAGAACTTTGTCTTGAACCTTTAAATTTGACGGTGACTGATGCTGCTGAAGCTTTGGGTGTAAGCCGAAAAACCCTGTCCGCTATCTTAAATGGGAGGGCAGGCATTAGTCCCGAAATGGCGATTCGATTGGGGAAAGCTTTTGATACATCGCCCGAAAGCTGGCTGAATCAGCAAATGCAGTACGACCTTTGGCAAGCAGAGCAGACCGTTGGTAAGATTGAAGTCAAACGTTTATCACTTGCCTAACAAGGGTTTGCAGCGGTGGCTGAAATTTTTGAACCAGCATTAGAGGGTTGAGTGCGTCCCCTGCAAACCAAGCCGTTGAGCGGCAGATATAATTTTTTCTGCGAAATAAATAACTAACGGACTAGAAGGAAATTATGTCAAACAAAAAAGTAATTTTCGTGGCTTTTGCTATCGAAGACGAGGGGTAGAGGGACTTTCTCAAGGGCCAATCTCTAAATACGAACTCACCGTTTGAATATATCGATATGTCCGTGAAAGAGCCCTACAATTCCAACTGGAAGGAGCATGTCCTCACTCGTATCCGTCGCTCAGATGGCGTTATTGCCCTTGTGAGCAAAAACTCCCTCACTTCGAGTGGGCAGCAATGGGAGATCGAATGCTCACGCAAGGAAAAGAAGAAGGTTCTCGGTATTTGGGCCTATAAAAACGACCGAACAAACTTACCAGGTGTTAACACTGTGGTGTGGACGTGGGACGCAATCAAGAATTTTATCGACAGCCCTAGGAGACTGTTTTCCCAACAAACGGCTGCGCTCGGAACAATCTTGAAGATAGGCGGCAAAGTAATCGCTTGATAGAAGAGTTACGTTTCAAGCGGTATGTGAAGCATTGTTCGGCAGATGTTCTTGGATAGAAGTTCTTCCAGGTCAAGAATAGCTAGAGCCACAATTTACAATGGATAAAGAGAATAAAGAGTTGCTGGGGAAGGGCTGATGACGTTACAAGAAATACAAAATCAGGCATTGCAGTTGCCAGTTGGTGATCACTGGCGTTTAGTCCAGTCCCTGTTAAG includes:
- a CDS encoding type II toxin-antitoxin system RelE/ParE family toxin, which gives rise to MIDSFKHQGLEQFFASGTTRGIQAKHAKRIRMILARLNAATSPQDMNLPGLVLHELAGQRKGTWAVRVSGNWRITFTFDGVDASNVDLEDYH
- a CDS encoding HigA family addiction module antitoxin, which gives rise to MKMHNPPHPGEVLKELCLEPLNLTVTDAAEALGVSRKTLSAILNGRAGISPEMAIRLGKAFDTSPESWLNQQMQYDLWQAEQTVGKIEVKRLSLA